From one candidate division KSB1 bacterium genomic stretch:
- a CDS encoding uroporphyrinogen decarboxylase family protein, whose translation MAPTAKSAFELAEIGALNRPLFEPAIYEHKAALLQRPVVDVATSAELLAEATLMEIEHYHPDAVTIGVDVYNVEAEAIGCRLNYDVPRYEGPQVAEPLLGQVGSWTDLPLPDAERAGRMPLFLEAASRVLRARPPEILVRGAVSGPFSLAATLVGFERLLLTILDDASRVRQLLNYTLEVSLGFGLAYLRRGAEPVYFDSRCAPPLLSPRMYAELVLPVHAELVRKTRAFGARQVPLIIGGDTTEIVEDLVRTGAGYLLCDAPANFQRYREALTGRRLFLRRNLNPVLIHRGPLEEIEKEARAYLQEARGLPLFVLGTGIVAYDTPPQHIVAVRRTLEQVSSDGGFWGCASPRSSA comes from the coding sequence ATGGCCCCCACGGCGAAGTCAGCGTTTGAATTGGCCGAGATAGGAGCGCTGAACCGCCCTTTGTTCGAGCCGGCGATCTACGAACACAAGGCGGCCCTCCTGCAGCGACCGGTTGTGGACGTGGCGACCTCCGCGGAGCTTCTGGCGGAAGCCACTCTGATGGAGATCGAGCATTACCACCCGGACGCCGTGACCATCGGCGTGGACGTGTACAACGTAGAGGCGGAAGCCATCGGTTGCCGTTTGAATTACGACGTGCCCAGGTACGAGGGCCCACAGGTGGCGGAACCTTTGCTTGGGCAGGTTGGGAGCTGGACAGATCTTCCGCTTCCGGATGCCGAGCGGGCTGGACGGATGCCTCTGTTCCTGGAGGCGGCGTCGCGCGTCCTGCGGGCCAGGCCTCCCGAAATCCTGGTCCGGGGTGCGGTGTCCGGCCCCTTTTCCCTTGCCGCCACTCTGGTCGGTTTTGAGAGGCTTCTTCTGACCATCCTGGACGATGCGTCGAGGGTCCGGCAGCTCCTCAACTACACTCTGGAAGTGAGCCTGGGCTTTGGGCTGGCGTACCTGCGACGCGGTGCCGAGCCGGTGTACTTCGACTCCCGGTGTGCACCGCCCCTGCTTTCGCCGCGAATGTACGCCGAGCTGGTCTTGCCCGTGCACGCGGAACTGGTGCGAAAGACCCGAGCGTTCGGAGCACGCCAGGTTCCCCTGATCATCGGCGGGGACACAACGGAAATCGTGGAGGATCTTGTGCGAACGGGAGCGGGCTACCTCTTGTGCGACGCGCCTGCAAATTTCCAGCGGTATCGAGAGGCGTTGACAGGGAGGAGGCTTTTCCTCCGTCGCAATCTGAACCCTGTTCTGATCCACCGGGGTCCGCTCGAGGAGATCGAGAAGGAGGCTCGCGCTTACCTGCAGGAAGCACGGGGCCTTCCCCTGTTTGTGCTGGGTACCGGAATCGTGGCCTACGATACGCCGCCG